The Nostoc sp. NIES-3756 DNA window CTGCTTGTTTATCTTCCTCCATGAGCATAGTTGCTAATCGCAAATAACCTTGAGGGTTTTTTGGACTGCGGCGAATTACTTCTTGAAATAATTCAGTTGCTTGGGCAACTTTACCCTGCTCCCTTAAAGTATCCCCTAAAAATAAACGAACTACATCATTGGTAGAATTGATAGCTATAACTCGACGAAAAGCTGCTTCTGCACCTTGATAATCTTTTTGCTGATAAAGATTAATACCTTTTTGAAAGAAGTTAGATGTA harbors:
- a CDS encoding tetratricopeptide repeat protein, coding for MLNNFQLTDILATTAVLISITLLIYFAVKTLITSNFFQKGINLYQQKDYQGAEAAFRRVIAINSTNDVVRLFLGDTLREQGKVAQATELFQEVIRRSPKNPQGYLRLATMLMEEDKQAEAKTNLQQAQELLQKQRQPETAKKIARLLEQMETKSN